From one Gossypium hirsutum isolate 1008001.06 chromosome D08, Gossypium_hirsutum_v2.1, whole genome shotgun sequence genomic stretch:
- the LOC121202952 gene encoding tubulin alpha chain-like, with translation MNYTNLNRLVSQVISSLTASLRFDGALNVDVNEFQTNLVPYPRIHFMLSSYAPVISAEKAYHEQLSVAEITSSAFEPASMMAKCDPRHGKYMACCLMYRGDVVPKDVNAAVATIKTKMTIQFVDWCPTGFKCGINYQPPTVVPGGDLAKVQRAVCMISNSTSIAKVFSRIDHKFDLMYAKRTFVHWYVGKGMEEGEFSEAREDLAALEKDYEEVGLESGEGDEDEGDEY, from the exons ATGAATTACACTAATCTCAACAGGCTGGTCTCTCAG GTTATTTCTTCCTTGACTGCATCTTTGAGATTTGATGGTGCTTTGAATGTGGATGTGAATGAGTTTCAGACCAATTTAGTCCCATACCCTAGAATCCATTTCATGTTGTCTTCATATGCACCAGTGATTTCAGCGGAAAAGGCTTACCATGAGCAACTATCAGTAGCAGAAATCACAAGCAGTGCATTTGAACCAGCTTCAATGATGGCCAAATGTGATCCACGCCATGGGAAATACATGGCTTGTTGCTTGATGTACAGAGGAGATGTGGTGCCTAAAGATGTGAATGCTGCAGTGGCAACAATCAAGACCAAAATGACCATCCAGTTTGTTGATTGGTGTCCCACAGGGTTCAAGTGTGGCATCAACTACCAGCCTCCAACTGTGGTACCTGGTGGGGATTTGGCCAAGGTTCAAAGGGCAGTTTGCATGATTTCAAATTCTACTAGTATTGCTAAAGTGTTCTCAAGGATTGATCATAAGTTTGATCTGATGTATGCAAAGCGTACATTTGTGCATTGGTATGTCGGTAAAGGTATGGAGGAAGGTGAGTTTTCTGAAGCTAGAGAAGACTTGGCTGCTCTTGAGAAAGATTATGAAGAAGTGGGCTTGGAATCTGGTGAAGGAGATGAAGATGAAGGGGATGAGTACTAG